From Brucella pseudogrignonensis, a single genomic window includes:
- the mutT gene encoding 8-oxo-dGTP diphosphatase MutT: protein MTDVKSRRIVLVAACALVDADGRVLLAQRPEGKSLAGLWEFPGGKVEAGETPEETLIRELQEEVGITTKVACLAPLTFASHTYDDFHLLMPLYVCRRFEGVAQGLEGQALKWVRPKDMRDYPMPPADEPLIPFLIDLL from the coding sequence ATGACTGACGTGAAATCGCGCCGTATTGTTTTGGTTGCGGCCTGTGCGCTGGTCGATGCTGACGGGCGTGTGCTGTTGGCACAGCGCCCAGAAGGTAAGTCGCTTGCTGGTCTCTGGGAGTTTCCCGGAGGTAAGGTTGAGGCTGGTGAAACGCCGGAAGAAACCCTGATCCGTGAGCTTCAGGAAGAGGTTGGTATTACGACGAAAGTGGCCTGTCTCGCGCCGCTGACTTTTGCCAGCCACACCTATGATGACTTCCATTTGTTAATGCCGCTTTATGTCTGCCGTCGCTTTGAAGGTGTGGCGCAGGGGCTGGAAGGTCAGGCACTGAAATGGGTGCGTCCGAAGGATATGCGGGATTATCCGATGCCGCCAGCAGACGAGCCGCTGATCCCATTTTTGATCGATCTGTTGTGA
- a CDS encoding GNAT family N-acetyltransferase, with translation MSNLAIVRQLEAVGFRAWPATSVHYDGTWAIRMTAAHPSKRLNSVNPLDPGDTRDIPARVEQASQRFRTYGRVPCFRLSPLAPVELENYLEGLGWKRHDETIVMTANLSALDLTVERDEAPLKDIGRYVDASIAIHGRPTELRPGFSELLDGIRPNKGMFVLEEGNRAVSNVLCVQDSAMAGLFDVGTLPEVRQKGHGKALIGATLKWAKSLGAKTAWLQIEADNVAGLALYKRFGFQEAYRYAYRESNEK, from the coding sequence ATGTCCAATCTTGCTATCGTTCGCCAGCTGGAAGCCGTGGGTTTTCGCGCATGGCCTGCCACGTCCGTTCATTATGATGGGACATGGGCGATACGCATGACGGCTGCGCATCCCTCCAAGCGTCTCAACTCGGTTAACCCACTCGATCCGGGTGATACGCGCGATATTCCGGCGCGTGTCGAGCAGGCATCACAACGCTTTCGTACCTATGGCCGGGTTCCGTGTTTCAGGCTTTCGCCGCTGGCTCCTGTTGAGTTGGAGAATTATCTCGAAGGACTTGGCTGGAAGCGTCACGATGAAACGATCGTTATGACAGCCAATCTGAGTGCTCTTGATCTCACGGTTGAACGAGATGAAGCACCTTTGAAAGACATTGGCCGTTATGTAGATGCGTCGATTGCCATTCATGGTCGCCCGACAGAATTGCGTCCGGGCTTCTCCGAATTGCTGGACGGAATTCGCCCGAATAAGGGGATGTTTGTTCTCGAAGAAGGTAATCGCGCCGTATCCAATGTGCTCTGTGTTCAGGATAGCGCGATGGCCGGTTTGTTTGATGTCGGAACTTTGCCAGAAGTGCGTCAAAAGGGACATGGCAAGGCTTTGATCGGTGCGACGCTCAAATGGGCAAAATCGCTGGGTGCAAAAACCGCATGGCTGCAAATTGAAGCTGATAATGTTGCTGGTTTAGCGCTCTATAAGCGCTTCGGCTTTCAGGAAGCCTATCGCTACGCTTATCGGGAAAGTAATGAGAAATGA
- the argJ gene encoding bifunctional glutamate N-acetyltransferase/amino-acid acetyltransferase ArgJ, with protein MSATVSPLAPKHYPSMPVIHGVRIATAAAGIKYKGRTDVMLMVFDKPAEAAGVFTRSLCPSAPVDFCRQNLVHGKARAVVVNSGNANAFTGLKGREATQATAEAAAKAVGCNTTDVFLASTGVIGEPLDASKFSGLLDDMANTASDDFWTEAAKAIMTTDTYPKVATETVLLGQVPVTINGISKGAGMIAPDMATMLSFVVTDAPIKADVLQSLLSKGVGSTFNAVTVDSDTSTSDTLMLFATGAATERGALEVTDASDKRLGEFKKALGRVLKSLALQVVRDGEGARKMVEVEVTGAKSATSAKKIALSIANSPLVKTAVAGEDANWGRVVMAVGKAGEPADRDLLAIWFGDIRVAHQGQRDPDYSEEATSAYMKGEDILIRVDLGLGKGKATVWTCDLTKEYVAINGDYRS; from the coding sequence ATGTCTGCGACCGTATCCCCGCTTGCTCCAAAACATTACCCATCCATGCCGGTCATTCACGGCGTCCGCATTGCAACTGCTGCTGCCGGTATCAAGTATAAGGGCCGCACGGACGTCATGCTGATGGTGTTTGACAAGCCTGCGGAAGCAGCCGGGGTTTTCACCCGTTCGCTCTGCCCGTCCGCCCCGGTGGATTTCTGCCGCCAGAACCTCGTTCATGGCAAAGCGCGTGCGGTTGTGGTGAATTCCGGCAATGCCAATGCTTTTACTGGTCTTAAAGGGCGCGAAGCAACGCAGGCGACTGCCGAAGCAGCAGCCAAAGCTGTTGGCTGCAACACGACTGATGTCTTTCTTGCTTCTACCGGTGTGATTGGCGAGCCGCTTGATGCATCAAAGTTCTCAGGTCTTCTGGATGATATGGCAAACACTGCCAGCGATGATTTCTGGACAGAAGCCGCTAAAGCCATCATGACGACCGATACTTATCCGAAAGTTGCCACCGAAACAGTGCTGCTTGGACAGGTTCCGGTAACGATCAATGGTATCTCGAAGGGTGCGGGCATGATCGCGCCTGATATGGCGACGATGCTTTCCTTCGTCGTGACTGATGCGCCGATCAAGGCTGATGTGCTGCAAAGCTTGCTTTCAAAAGGCGTAGGCTCGACATTCAATGCTGTGACTGTCGATAGCGACACGTCGACATCTGACACGCTGATGCTGTTTGCAACCGGAGCAGCAACAGAGCGCGGAGCGCTTGAAGTCACTGATGCTTCCGATAAACGTCTTGGCGAATTTAAGAAGGCGCTGGGCCGTGTTCTGAAATCACTTGCACTTCAGGTCGTTCGCGACGGTGAAGGTGCCCGCAAAATGGTCGAAGTTGAAGTGACGGGTGCGAAATCGGCCACTTCAGCCAAGAAAATTGCACTTTCAATCGCCAATTCGCCGCTGGTCAAAACCGCTGTTGCTGGCGAAGACGCAAACTGGGGACGTGTAGTTATGGCTGTTGGCAAGGCTGGAGAACCGGCTGATCGCGATCTTCTCGCCATCTGGTTTGGCGATATTCGCGTGGCGCATCAGGGCCAGCGCGATCCGGATTATTCAGAAGAAGCAACCTCGGCTTACATGAAGGGCGAAGATATTCTCATCCGCGTTGATCTCGGTCTCGGCAAGGGTAAGGCAACTGTTTGGACCTGCGATCTGACAAAGGAATATGTTGCGATCAACGGCGACTACCGTAGTTAA
- a CDS encoding peptidylprolyl isomerase, whose amino-acid sequence MKAFFKAPSRKALAVLATSVALAGFSSSAVFAQDAAKPAEAATSAAASEDPAKVLATVNGNDITVGEVDQAAGDLDPQFARLPAEQRRLAALAALIDIKAMAGEATKEKLDQSDDFKKRMEFLRERALHNEYFKDAVVDKISDADVRSRYDKEIAAIPPQTEVRARHILVKTKEEAEAIIKKLEGGAKFEDLAKESSTDGTAANGGDLGYFSEGQMVPEFEKAAFALKPGEYTKEPVQSQFGFHVIQLEDRRTKQPPAFDQVAEQIRSIIMRERYVDMVKKLRDGMKIEYKDPAVDKAMKEAAAAQEQGDAPDAAPQQ is encoded by the coding sequence ATGAAAGCCTTTTTCAAAGCCCCATCCCGCAAAGCTCTTGCCGTTCTCGCAACATCCGTTGCGCTTGCTGGTTTCAGCAGTTCGGCTGTTTTTGCACAGGATGCAGCGAAACCCGCTGAAGCCGCAACGTCTGCTGCCGCTTCCGAAGATCCGGCAAAGGTTCTTGCTACCGTCAACGGCAATGACATCACGGTTGGTGAAGTCGATCAGGCCGCTGGCGATCTTGATCCACAGTTTGCTCGCCTTCCAGCTGAACAGCGCCGTCTGGCCGCTCTTGCAGCCCTCATCGACATCAAGGCGATGGCTGGTGAAGCAACCAAGGAAAAGCTTGATCAGAGCGACGATTTCAAGAAGCGCATGGAGTTCCTGCGTGAACGCGCGCTCCACAACGAATATTTCAAAGATGCCGTTGTCGACAAGATTTCGGACGCGGATGTTCGTAGTCGTTACGACAAGGAAATCGCGGCTATTCCTCCACAGACAGAAGTGCGTGCGCGTCACATTCTCGTGAAGACCAAGGAAGAGGCCGAAGCGATCATCAAGAAGCTTGAAGGTGGCGCGAAGTTTGAAGATCTCGCCAAGGAAAGCTCGACCGATGGCACTGCTGCCAATGGTGGCGATCTCGGTTACTTCTCCGAAGGTCAGATGGTTCCGGAATTTGAAAAGGCCGCTTTCGCATTGAAGCCGGGCGAATACACGAAGGAGCCTGTGCAGTCGCAGTTTGGCTTCCACGTCATTCAGCTGGAAGACCGCCGCACCAAGCAGCCGCCAGCATTCGATCAGGTGGCTGAGCAGATCCGTTCGATCATCATGCGTGAGCGTTATGTCGATATGGTGAAGAAGCTGCGCGATGGCATGAAGATCGAGTATAAGGATCCAGCCGTCGATAAAGCGATGAAGGAAGCCGCAGCGGCGCAGGAACAGGGTGATGCACCCGACGCCGCCCCGCAGCAGTAA
- the secA gene encoding preprotein translocase subunit SecA — protein MVSFGGLARKIFGSSNDRHVKTLRARAEQITALEKNYASLTDEQLQAKTAEFRAELAQGKKLDALLPDAFATAREAAKRVLGMRPFDVQLIGGMVLHERGIAEMRTGEGKTLMATLPVYLNALEGKGVHVVTVNDYLATRDAETMGKLYNFLGLTVGVIKHGLDDGERQAAYACDITYATNNELGFDYLRDNMKYERGQMVQRGHNYAIVDEVDSILIDEARTPLIISGPLEDRSDFYNLIDTFIPALEPEDFEIDEKQKTAIFTEVGTEKVEQLLDAAGHLKGESLYDIENVAVVHHLNNALRAHKLFQRDKDYIVRNDEIVIIDEFTGRMMPGRRFSEGLHQALEAKEHVTIQPENQTLASITFQNYFRMYTKLSGMTGTASTEAEEFGNIYGLNVLEIPTNLPVKRLDEDDEVYRTVEEKYKAIVKDIRASHEKGQPVLVGTTSIEKSELLAERLRKDGITNFQVLNARYHEQEAFIIAQAGVPGAVTIATNMAGRGTDIQLGGNLEMRVQNELADVPEGPERTAKIAEIKADIAKLKEKALAAGGLYVLATERHESRRIDNQLRGRSGRQGDPGRSKFFLSLQDDLMRIFGSDRMDGMLQKLGLKEDEAIVHPWINKALEKAQTKVEARNFEIRKNLLKYDDVMNDQRKVIFEQRLEIMDDEDLTDTVTEMRHEVIEDMVALRIPKDAYAEKWEIAALKDDILTKLNLALPVDEWAKEEGIAEEEFEARIKEAADKAAAEKAERFGPQIMTYIEKSVIMQSLDNLWREHLVNLDHLRSVVGFRGYAQRDPLNEYKTEGFELFQALLANLREVVITQLMRVEIVREAPAEPELPPMTGVHIDGTTGENDFDENAWAQHQQDERIIPASERDPTDPKTWGKVSRNESCPCGSGKKYKHCHGAFE, from the coding sequence ATGGTCAGCTTTGGCGGCCTCGCCCGCAAGATATTCGGTTCGTCCAACGACCGCCATGTGAAAACACTGCGCGCTCGTGCGGAACAGATTACTGCGCTTGAGAAGAATTACGCATCCCTTACCGACGAACAGCTTCAGGCAAAGACTGCGGAATTCCGCGCAGAACTCGCCCAGGGCAAGAAGCTCGACGCATTGCTTCCGGATGCTTTTGCAACCGCACGTGAAGCGGCAAAGCGCGTGCTTGGCATGCGTCCCTTCGACGTACAGCTCATTGGCGGTATGGTTCTTCATGAACGCGGCATTGCTGAAATGCGCACCGGTGAAGGCAAGACGCTGATGGCGACCTTGCCCGTGTACCTCAACGCACTTGAAGGCAAGGGCGTGCATGTGGTGACGGTCAATGATTACCTCGCTACCCGCGACGCTGAAACCATGGGCAAGCTTTACAACTTCCTCGGTCTGACCGTGGGCGTGATCAAGCACGGCCTTGATGATGGTGAACGTCAGGCAGCCTACGCCTGTGACATCACCTACGCGACCAACAACGAACTCGGCTTCGATTATCTGCGCGATAATATGAAATATGAGCGCGGTCAGATGGTACAGCGCGGCCACAACTACGCCATCGTCGATGAAGTTGATTCGATCCTCATCGACGAAGCCCGTACGCCGCTGATTATCTCCGGTCCGTTGGAAGATCGCTCTGACTTCTACAACCTCATCGACACTTTCATTCCAGCGCTTGAGCCGGAAGATTTTGAAATCGATGAAAAGCAGAAGACAGCAATCTTCACCGAAGTCGGCACCGAAAAGGTTGAGCAGCTTCTCGACGCTGCCGGACACCTTAAGGGCGAAAGCCTTTACGACATTGAGAATGTCGCAGTTGTCCATCACCTGAACAACGCGCTTCGTGCGCATAAGCTGTTCCAGCGCGACAAGGATTACATCGTCCGCAACGACGAAATCGTCATCATCGACGAATTCACGGGACGTATGATGCCGGGTCGCCGCTTCTCGGAAGGCCTGCATCAAGCGCTGGAAGCGAAGGAACATGTGACAATCCAGCCTGAAAACCAGACGCTGGCTTCGATCACCTTCCAGAACTACTTCCGCATGTACACCAAGCTTTCCGGCATGACCGGTACAGCGTCTACGGAAGCAGAAGAATTCGGCAACATTTATGGTCTGAATGTTCTTGAAATCCCGACCAATCTGCCAGTTAAACGCCTTGACGAAGACGATGAAGTCTATCGTACTGTCGAAGAAAAATACAAAGCCATCGTGAAGGACATTCGCGCCTCCCATGAAAAGGGACAGCCCGTTCTGGTCGGCACGACGTCGATTGAAAAGTCGGAATTGCTTGCTGAGCGCCTGCGCAAAGATGGCATCACGAATTTTCAGGTTCTCAATGCCCGTTATCACGAACAGGAAGCTTTCATTATCGCACAGGCCGGTGTTCCGGGTGCGGTGACCATCGCCACCAACATGGCGGGTCGCGGTACGGACATTCAGCTCGGCGGCAATCTTGAAATGCGCGTTCAAAACGAGCTCGCAGATGTTCCGGAAGGTCCAGAGCGCACAGCAAAGATCGCTGAGATCAAGGCCGACATCGCTAAGCTGAAAGAAAAAGCACTCGCAGCGGGTGGCCTTTACGTTCTCGCGACCGAGCGTCACGAAAGCCGCCGTATCGACAACCAGCTACGCGGTCGTTCGGGTCGTCAAGGCGATCCGGGCCGTTCAAAGTTCTTCCTATCGCTTCAAGATGATCTGATGCGCATCTTCGGCTCCGACCGTATGGACGGCATGCTGCAGAAGCTGGGCCTCAAGGAAGACGAAGCTATCGTTCACCCATGGATCAACAAGGCGCTTGAAAAGGCGCAAACCAAGGTTGAAGCGCGTAACTTCGAAATCCGTAAGAACCTTCTCAAATATGACGACGTGATGAATGATCAGCGTAAGGTGATCTTCGAGCAACGTCTTGAAATCATGGACGACGAAGACCTCACCGACACCGTGACCGAAATGCGTCACGAAGTGATCGAGGACATGGTTGCGCTTCGTATTCCCAAAGATGCTTACGCAGAAAAATGGGAAATTGCCGCCCTCAAGGACGACATTCTCACCAAGCTCAACCTTGCGTTGCCAGTTGACGAATGGGCCAAGGAAGAAGGCATCGCCGAAGAAGAGTTTGAAGCTCGCATCAAGGAAGCCGCCGACAAGGCAGCAGCCGAGAAGGCAGAGCGTTTCGGTCCGCAGATCATGACTTACATCGAAAAGTCAGTGATCATGCAGTCGCTCGACAATCTCTGGCGCGAACATCTGGTCAATCTTGACCACCTGCGTTCGGTCGTTGGTTTCCGTGGCTATGCGCAGCGCGATCCGCTTAACGAATACAAGACCGAAGGTTTTGAGCTGTTTCAGGCTCTGCTCGCCAACTTGCGCGAAGTGGTCATTACACAGTTGATGCGTGTTGAAATCGTTCGTGAAGCTCCGGCTGAGCCAGAACTTCCGCCAATGACCGGCGTTCATATCGACGGCACCACTGGCGAAAATGACTTTGACGAAAATGCTTGGGCCCAACACCAGCAGGATGAGCGCATCATCCCCGCTTCTGAACGGGACCCCACTGATCCTAAAACATGGGGCAAAGTGAGCCGCAACGAATCCTGCCCTTGCGGGTCTGGCAAGAAATACAAGCATTGCCACGGCGCATTCGAATAA
- a CDS encoding lipopolysaccharide biosynthesis protein, translating to MRLLVSSAASRYLPGSIAAALRPLTERLDTMLSGTDAQSSAQRSSAVAFTVRIASSAIALISQVILARWMGEFQYGIFVLVWLTMVIVGDLACFGLHTTIIRYVPEYIQRNLFNPLRGIIFTGRIFAFASATAIALLGYLLLYLLRDSLESYYLVPFILGLICLPMITLGNMLDGIARSRSWIMIALTPSYIIRPLLVLVFMIAAHVIGLKASAITGLAASIAATWITAFGQLLSVNRSLKKDIPIGEKEILFSQWMKVALPMFLVEGFFFLLINVDVLMVGHMMEPQDVAIYFAATKIMALAHFVYFAVKAGVAQRYSDLLHSGNRAEFVRFAEASTSWTFWPTLLLGIVILALGYPLLMLFGSGFTQGYPLLFVLIIGVIARASVGPAESLLNMSGKQNICALLYALTLAVNILLNLIFIPRFGLMGAAFSTAFSMLLEAFLLSTAVYKTMQITMFILKPLRTFPEETL from the coding sequence GTGCGTCTCTTAGTATCCAGTGCAGCGAGCCGGTATCTACCCGGCAGTATCGCAGCCGCACTTCGTCCTTTGACGGAGCGGCTTGATACTATGCTCAGCGGAACGGATGCCCAGTCGAGCGCACAGCGTTCTTCAGCCGTCGCGTTCACGGTACGGATTGCGAGCTCAGCTATCGCATTGATTTCACAGGTCATCCTCGCCCGCTGGATGGGAGAGTTTCAGTACGGTATCTTTGTACTTGTCTGGCTGACAATGGTCATTGTCGGTGACCTTGCCTGCTTTGGACTACACACCACCATCATTCGCTATGTGCCTGAATATATTCAACGCAATCTTTTCAATCCATTGCGCGGCATAATCTTTACAGGACGCATTTTTGCTTTTGCATCAGCAACTGCAATAGCTTTACTCGGCTATCTGCTACTCTATTTGCTCAGAGACAGCCTCGAGAGCTATTATCTTGTCCCATTCATTCTGGGCCTCATTTGCCTGCCGATGATCACTCTAGGCAATATGCTTGACGGTATTGCCCGATCACGCTCATGGATCATGATAGCCTTGACACCGAGCTACATCATCCGGCCTTTGCTTGTGCTTGTTTTCATGATTGCCGCCCATGTCATTGGGCTAAAAGCATCAGCGATCACTGGATTGGCTGCTTCCATAGCAGCAACGTGGATAACCGCTTTCGGCCAACTCCTGAGTGTTAATCGGTCGCTGAAAAAAGACATCCCCATTGGCGAGAAAGAAATCCTCTTCTCGCAATGGATGAAAGTCGCGCTCCCGATGTTTCTTGTCGAAGGCTTTTTCTTCCTGCTCATCAATGTTGATGTACTGATGGTTGGCCATATGATGGAACCGCAGGACGTGGCCATTTATTTTGCTGCAACAAAAATTATGGCGCTGGCGCATTTCGTCTATTTCGCAGTGAAAGCGGGGGTGGCTCAACGCTATTCTGACTTGCTACATAGTGGAAATCGCGCTGAATTTGTGCGCTTTGCCGAAGCATCGACAAGCTGGACATTCTGGCCGACACTCCTGCTAGGCATTGTCATTCTTGCATTGGGCTATCCGCTGTTGATGCTTTTTGGAAGCGGCTTCACGCAAGGTTATCCGCTACTCTTCGTACTGATTATAGGGGTCATAGCCCGCGCAAGCGTTGGCCCGGCTGAAAGCCTGCTTAACATGTCAGGCAAGCAGAATATCTGCGCGCTACTCTACGCGCTAACACTTGCCGTGAACATTCTGCTCAACCTCATCTTCATTCCACGCTTTGGATTAATGGGCGCCGCGTTTTCTACCGCTTTTTCAATGTTGCTCGAGGCATTTTTGCTTTCAACGGCTGTGTATAAAACAATGCAAATCACCATGTTTATTCTCAAGCCCCTTAGAACTTTCCCCGAGGAGACTTTGTAA
- the bspF gene encoding type IV secretion system effector crotonyl transferase BspF, with amino-acid sequence MAAKPLLEESVGGHTARIISQFSENVAAMDATKRLEESLHNRDIPRKLAIYGASAGFELRDELDHLSSRTIEPNIFFNARFLAPAMPRLEDREVRFMVMRDENEIRSRLRFVMPYTIERPGLPLSSPVIRAWATPFGPQGTPLIDHDDPVGVVEDLFDILARDHIKMPEVVVLPEMRADGAVAKLIRSVAIGRQLPIVSIEQKARPFLESKLDGETYIKHAIGSHHRRDYSRLWRRLAEKGNLVHRIARTPDEIRFAFEHFLTLEARGWKGRRGTAMAVDRFRAAFAREAVNNLAERDCARIHTLELDGRVIAILIVFTVSGEAWTWKTAYDETLRAYSPGTLLMIEVVKNHLEDPNITRTDSCAVPDHPVMSRLFGERETIETLVIGLHPGVDKQVRQAASQIHLYQRTRNLTRIIRNRIRNFAERK; translated from the coding sequence ATGGCTGCCAAACCTTTGCTTGAGGAATCCGTCGGCGGACATACAGCACGCATAATATCGCAATTCTCAGAAAATGTAGCGGCGATGGATGCAACCAAGAGGCTCGAAGAAAGTCTCCACAATCGCGACATTCCACGGAAGCTAGCCATCTACGGCGCGTCGGCTGGTTTTGAACTGCGTGATGAGCTTGACCATCTGAGCAGTCGTACCATCGAGCCAAACATCTTCTTTAATGCGCGCTTTCTGGCACCTGCCATGCCACGCCTTGAAGATCGAGAAGTCCGCTTCATGGTCATGCGTGATGAAAACGAAATTCGCAGCCGCCTGCGTTTCGTTATGCCCTATACGATTGAGCGACCTGGCTTACCACTGTCCTCGCCGGTCATTCGTGCATGGGCAACCCCATTTGGTCCACAAGGCACCCCGTTGATTGATCATGATGATCCAGTGGGCGTCGTTGAAGATCTGTTTGATATTCTCGCCCGCGACCACATTAAAATGCCGGAAGTAGTCGTACTCCCGGAAATGCGCGCCGATGGCGCTGTTGCAAAACTTATTCGCTCAGTCGCGATCGGACGTCAGTTGCCAATCGTCTCTATAGAACAAAAGGCGCGACCATTTCTTGAAAGCAAGCTGGATGGCGAAACCTATATCAAGCACGCCATCGGATCACACCACCGTCGCGATTACAGCCGTCTATGGCGTCGCCTCGCGGAGAAGGGCAACCTCGTACATCGTATCGCCCGCACGCCCGATGAAATCCGCTTTGCGTTTGAACATTTCCTGACGCTGGAAGCCAGGGGCTGGAAAGGCCGTCGTGGCACCGCGATGGCCGTTGACCGGTTCCGTGCAGCCTTTGCGCGCGAAGCTGTCAACAATCTCGCCGAGCGCGATTGTGCACGCATTCATACGCTTGAATTGGATGGGCGTGTGATCGCTATCCTGATCGTTTTCACCGTGTCCGGCGAAGCATGGACATGGAAAACAGCCTATGACGAGACGTTACGGGCCTACTCACCCGGAACGTTGCTGATGATTGAGGTGGTCAAGAATCATCTTGAAGACCCCAACATCACCCGAACCGATTCTTGCGCCGTGCCGGATCATCCGGTGATGTCGCGACTGTTTGGAGAGCGTGAAACCATCGAAACACTTGTGATTGGGCTCCATCCGGGCGTTGACAAACAGGTCCGCCAGGCAGCTTCACAAATTCATCTTTATCAACGCACCCGCAATCTGACGCGTATCATACGCAACCGTATTCGTAATTTTGCGGAACGGAAATAA
- the crcB gene encoding fluoride efflux transporter CrcB: MQPLDMLWVGLGGGVGSLFRWWVGKLANESYNGKFPLGTFMINVTGAFVIGFLSVLFSVEWDDRFGNILKAGALTGFLGGYTTFSSMQLDAVKLARERYQGLAIVYLFGSVISGLAAAAFGATLASWIG, encoded by the coding sequence ATGCAGCCGTTAGATATGTTGTGGGTCGGTCTAGGAGGCGGCGTTGGCTCATTGTTTCGGTGGTGGGTCGGTAAACTGGCTAACGAGAGCTATAATGGTAAGTTTCCACTCGGAACATTCATGATCAATGTGACAGGCGCTTTTGTTATAGGCTTTCTGTCAGTGTTGTTTTCTGTCGAATGGGATGACCGCTTTGGCAATATATTGAAGGCAGGCGCTCTGACCGGCTTTCTCGGCGGATATACAACATTCAGTTCGATGCAGCTGGATGCTGTAAAGCTGGCGCGGGAGCGTTATCAGGGTTTGGCAATCGTATATCTTTTTGGATCTGTGATTTCGGGCCTGGCTGCGGCGGCATTCGGTGCCACGCTAGCAAGTTGGATAGGTTGA
- a CDS encoding CrcB family protein: MMNTIILVFVGGAVGAISREFLMLGVPTLSNGIPMSILLANIIASFLLGLTTSLYQKGTLSQGVNTLVATGIMGGLSTFSSFVYGAYVLMAGSNTGMLSALLYLTLSIVLGYIAVVLGMRLGNRG; encoded by the coding sequence ATGATGAATACAATCATATTGGTTTTCGTGGGAGGTGCCGTCGGTGCAATTTCCCGTGAATTTCTGATGTTGGGCGTGCCAACGCTTTCAAACGGGATTCCAATGTCAATCCTTCTCGCTAACATCATAGCATCATTCTTGCTCGGACTTACGACCAGCCTTTATCAGAAAGGTACGCTCAGCCAAGGTGTTAACACGTTGGTAGCGACTGGCATCATGGGTGGGCTTTCGACTTTCTCCAGCTTTGTTTACGGTGCCTATGTTTTAATGGCAGGGTCAAATACCGGAATGCTGTCGGCATTATTGTATTTAACGTTGAGTATCGTTCTCGGCTATATCGCCGTAGTCTTGGGAATGCGTTTGGGTAATCGTGGTTAG
- a CDS encoding universal stress protein — protein MYKKILIATDGSELADKGVEQGVALAKQFGSKVSLVSVTELLPSYGIVVAAEWASSPAAFQEYREAITKAASELLAKAKAKAEAVGVEAETLHIENQSPAQGIIEAAQKTGSDLIVIASHGRRGVNKLLLGSQAAEVLSFSSVPVLVIK, from the coding sequence GTGTATAAGAAAATTCTGATTGCTACTGATGGTTCTGAACTTGCAGATAAAGGCGTCGAACAGGGCGTGGCGCTTGCAAAGCAGTTTGGTTCGAAAGTGTCGCTGGTTTCTGTGACTGAGCTTCTGCCATCCTATGGCATTGTGGTTGCTGCCGAATGGGCTTCCAGCCCTGCTGCTTTTCAGGAGTATCGCGAGGCAATCACCAAAGCGGCATCTGAGCTTCTCGCAAAAGCGAAAGCCAAGGCAGAAGCTGTGGGCGTTGAGGCTGAAACTTTGCACATTGAAAACCAATCTCCGGCACAAGGCATTATCGAGGCGGCACAAAAGACTGGTAGCGATTTGATCGTCATCGCATCGCATGGCCGCCGTGGCGTCAATAAATTGCTCTTGGGCAGTCAGGCGGCTGAGGTTCTTTCTTTCAGCTCGGTGCCGGTTCTGGTGATCAAGTAG